The Chamaesiphon minutus PCC 6605 DNA window CGTCCACCAGGCGATCGCATATGATTGCAGGGGGAGATTGACGGCTTTGCGAAAATGGACGCGAATTTTATATTTGCCCGGGTCGCGAATTTGCTGAAAAATGTGTTGGACGCTATCGACAGGGCTAGTTGACGACCATAAGCTGCGATCGAGTCGATTTTCGTTAGCTGGGAGGAGATAAAGATCGAGCTGATTGAGACCGCGATCGCGAAATTTCTTGCCCAGAGCGTACTCTTTACTTTGGGGATCTTCTAGCTCTACCAATCGATCCCAGGCAAGGGTAATCGATACCCAACTATTAGCCGCTAAAGGTCGATCGAGAAAATAATCGCGATAGCCACCAGCATCGACACTCCGATAATCCCACCCGATCGGGGGTGCGGGTAAGAGCGGCTGATGCTGTCCGGGACTAAACTGTTGATAAGCGCGAAAGGCATGTAACTGACCTGCGCCGATCTGGTAATCTAGTGGGGTCTGTGGGTTGCGCTCTGCAGCTGATTCTGTCCAATCGCGATTATTTTTGGCAAGGATCGTCCGCGTCATTCCCAATCGCAAGCCATCGCCCGCATCTTGAATTTTATCGGCAGAATTTAATAATACTGCTTTCATCACCTCATGACGGCGAGTGTCGGTACTCCAGTGCGGACGCAGATTGGCAGACATTTTGCGTTTCGATCGTAACTGGCGATCGCCAAATTCTTGCAACAGCGCGATCGTCCCCGTAACATGCGGCGCGGCAAAACTCGTCCCATTGACCACGATCGTTTTACCCGCTAGATTGTAAAGCTGGAGATTGCCGCCTGGAGCGACTAAGCTAATCGATCGGCGATTGCCGACATTTACTTCCAAATCCTCGATAATTTTGGCAGTCCCGATCGGTGCTTCGCTGAGATTGGCAAAATCTAGCTTTTGATAGATGCCCTGACGGACAGTGGAATAAGCTACGTTAATTCCATTGTAGTTGTCGGTCGGAATCGAAATTCCGCCTTTACCCTGATTGCCCGCGACGATGTAGCTGACATTATGCACCCGCGCCGACCAATCCAGACATTGGGTGAACAAAGCATTGCCATCTAACTTGGCATCGGGTCGCGGATCGCGCTCTAATGGCTCCCCAAAGCTCAAATTAATCGCCCGCACGTCCCCACCATTCTGTTGGGCTATATGTTGGATGGAGAGGCATTCTTCGGGCTGTCCGCTCTCTCTGGGGATGCCGACAGCCGTAGCGTATAGCCGCGCATCGGGAGCGACGCCAGGAAAGCGTTTATCCCGACTCACCATCACCGATGCCACCATCGTCGCGTGCTGTTCGACATTTTTATTGACTTTAGCGACCCCGTTTTGATAAAAAATTTGTTCGACTTTAAATTTGGGATCTTTGGCCGCTTTATCCCAGCCAAATTGCCCCGGACGCCCGACTTCCACTTGCCCGATCGCGATTTTTTTGCCAGTAAGGTTATATGGAGCCTGATGCAATTTCAAAGCATCGATCCCCGCACTCCCGATCGAGTTTGCCGTCAGCATGGCCACACAGGGTGTTACCACACTCGCGATCGCCGTCCCGATCGCGATCCGCTGCCAATACTTCTTCAATCAGTCGCTCCCACCTAAATTAGATATTTACCAGTTAATCATAGGTAACACCGATTCGGATTGCGGATTGGAACTGCGTTCCCCATTTGTCCACTCATCTCACCCTCGCCCTCTCCACCTAAAACCTAAAACCTAAAGCCTAAAACCTAAAACCTAAAGCCTAACGCCTAAAACCTAACGCCTACTTTCTACATTTTGTTACATTATCGCCAGCCACAGCCAAAATTGTCGCAAACTGTGATCAGGTCAAAAATCCCTGTGTTTGGAGGAATATCTCATGTCTGATACTCAAGTTTTCATCGCATTAGCGATCGCACTCATTCCTGGTTTGTTGGCATTTCGTCTATCCACCGAACTCTATAAATAAGTAGTACGTGAGATCGATTGTCGATCTGACTTTTTACCGAGCTTCTGGGACGTAGCTGAGACTACGCCCCAGTTTTTGTGTGTTTTTTGGTTAGATTGATCTCGATCGAATTTTGCCCCAAAATGAAGATGTGAAACTTTGACATAATCTGGGTCACAAGTCGTATAATGATTAAAAAATTCTATTGGGCGACACTAATTTCATGAATGCACTATCTCCGATCGAACCGCCAAAACTTCCATCCCGATCGGTTAAGCCCCGCGTGCGACAACCACCTGGTGCGGCTAGTTCCCAACCAGTCAGCGCACAGAACAAGCACATAGATCGCCCTGGGGCGCACCCAGAGGGATTCTCGGTCGGAGAGGCTGCACCAATGCCAGTAAAATTAAATCCAGCTTACGTGTATCGTCGTCAGGGATTGGAGGCGATCGCCAAGTTAGTTACTTATTCGACTTTATCGGTGTTTGGGATGGTAACTTTGGCCAACTCAATCGGCTATAACTGGTCGCAGCGGAGTAAGTTACAGCATTTGGAAACTGAGTTGCAAGAGGCAAAACTCCGCGCTGAGAAGGTTCATGGTAATTTCAGCCGCTCGTTCGCTCCAGAAGCGCAAAAAGGTCTAATGGAAGAAAACAGTTATAAAATAGCACCCGATCGACTACAAATATTTCCGATCGATTCCAATACCAATTCAAATCGCTCTACACCAACTCAGCGCAGTAAGTAATTTTTCTCAAAGTTTTAGCTAAGAAATTGCAACTGCTCGAATTCTCGACTCTGTCTAATGAGATGGATTTGCTTTCCGATCGGAAGTTGGAGTTGAAGATTCAATAGTAGTAGTAAATTTGATTGGTGATGTTTCGGGGCGATCGCGGCTAGTCAGCCAGAGTTGCCCCGGCAATTTCGATCGCTCTAGTTACGTACTTTATTGCTAACGATCGACTTCTGACTCTCGAAACACTAAAAATCTTGACTTTTGCAGGATATCTATTAGTAAATCAATCAAAACTATTAGTAAGGCGATCGCGATCGTGCCCAAAACTCCCCAACAGCTTCCCCACAATAAATGATTAGTGCTTAAAAACGCAAATGTGGCTGAAGAACACAAGAAGATTAAGCCGTATGTCGCCATTATTGCCATAATATAAATCGCGATTGTCATCAATTTATTACGGAAATAAAAACTAGCAATAGCCATTATTAATGTGCCAATAATAGCACCACCGATCGCTGGTTCGGGATTTTTAGTGCCAGATAAAAGCCCTCCATAACAAAATCCCAGCCAAGTTCCAGAACTAGCGGCTGAGATAGTGTTCATTATCCGAGACAGCAAAGGCTGTTTTTTCGTCTGGATACTAGTAGCTAAAGCGATCGCCGTGACTGAAAAAATAACAAATAAAATTACTAAATAAGGCCATCCAGAGTCTTCTGGAGTGCGACCTAAAATGCCGAAGCTCGATTGGCTAACGGCGTGAAATGACAAGATGGCAATGGCAACTACGATCGATATTGTCGCGATGATTTTTAGCTTTTTCAATATTTGAACTACCTTTGCTAATTCATAGTTTCGAGCGATATTAACTATTATAGATCGTCAATAGATCGTTTGTTTAAATGTGTAGTATAATCAGAAATAGAGAATGAGATCGAATACTTTGTAAATAGTATAACAGTCGATCGATTTACTGGGTCTATTAGTAATTTTTAATCGAGCTGCGAATGACGATCCAACGTCGAATTTTGGTAGCAACGGTAACAGCTTGTTTGCTGCTACCCCTGGGAGCCTACGGGATATTGCATTTTCAAAGACCGCCGCGAACGGGCGAACACCGAAGGCTATTTCCGGGCATTACCTACACCCGTGATGCTCGATCTCAGCCGCGTCCGGTAATGATTCATATCGTGAATATCGATCTAAAAACTGCTGGACTAAAAATATTAGTTACTCCAAAAGTACCAAATAAGTCACGCACGACCTCTGAATTTTTACGAGAGTTTAAGCTAAAAGTGGCGATTAATGCCAGTTATTTTGTGCCTTTTTACGAAAATACCCCTTGGAATTACTATCCCCGCAGTGGCGATCGTAGCTATGCAATGGGAGAAGTAATTGCCAATGGCGATCGCTATTCTCAGCCGGGATCGCAATGGGCTGTGTTATGTATTTCACGGGCTAACATTGCCAGTATCGCCGCCACAGGTACCTGTCCCCAAGGTACCCTCAATGCTGTTGCTGGGCGCGAATTATTGGTAAGCGATGGAAAACCCGTACCAGAATTATCTACACCCAGTGCCCCCAAAGAAAATGCTTACCCGCGTGTTGCTGTAGGGATCGATCGGCTTGGCGAAAAGCTGTGGTCGATCGTCGTCGATGGCAAGCAACCGCTGTACAGTGAGGGACTTACTAAGCTTGAACTCGCCGAGTTACTTGCCAAACTCGGAGTCGATCGAGCACTCAATCTCGATGGTGGCGGCTCGACAACCCTAGTAATGGCCGCCAGCAATGGAGTTAAAGTTTTAAATGCGCCTATCCATGCCAAGCTTCCCACTATCGAGCGTCCGGTTGCCAATCACCTCGGGTTTTATGTCCCTTAACAATTCGATCTTGTCCTCACCCCCAACCCATCTTTCAATTAGAACCTATTTGCAATCTTTGAGGGCGACGACGATCGCCGTTCGCGTAGCGTCGGCTCTGCCAAGCTAGCTAGAATTATCCACGACCACAACTGGTATGGTGCTACTTTCTAGCACGGCTTGAGACATCGACCCCACCAAGACCTCATCCAGGAGACGATGACCGCCTTTGCCAATGACGATCTCCGCCACACTACAATCCTGAGCCATGCGAACAATTTCTTCAGGCACCGAGCCATTGGCGGTGACAAATTGATATCGAATATCTGCCAGGATTCTGCTTGCCTGATGACGGAGGCTTTCGATTCCTTGAGGATCGTCCATCCGCAAAACATGGAGCACGACCACTTCGGCATCGCTGCGACGAGCCAACTCGGCAACTTTGGTCAACACTTGGGTCGCTAGGGGAGAGGTATCGACGGCTGCAAGCAATACAATCCGCCGAGACACCGAAACCTTCGTCGGGTCGACATCCCCCCGCTCCAGAAGCTTTGGTGCAAAAGTGGGAATTGCCCAAGCTCCAAGGGGTGCGCTCACCAAAATCGAGAGAACTGCTATGGCAAGAATCGTTTCGCCCCCTGCGATGCCTTGGGCTAAGGGAACTGCACCAATGGCGGCCTGTACCGTTGCCTTGGCGGAATTTCCAGGCAGCAGAAATAGCCGCTCTTTCCATGTCCAGTTACTCCCTAATGTTGAAAGATACCAACCAAGGGAACGCCCAATCAGAGTGCCAATTGCTAATATGACTACGCCAACGAGCAATGTATTACCCAGCACATTAAGCTGAATACTCGCACCTAACAGCACAAAGAGCACGATCTCAGCGATCGCCCACAAACTATCAAAGCCACCGCGTAGCCGTCGTGCTAACGGGGCATCCATCTCAATCAGGAAAAAGCCAGTCGTCATGACTGCCAGATAGCCAGAGAATACTGGAAATTTTTCTGCTAGGACTACGAGCAATAGGGCGAAGCCTGCGGCAACCAGTGTATCCTGCACCGCAGTTTGCGTCCAGTTTTGCTTTGTTAATAATGAGACCAACAGACGAGCTACAAACCATCCCAGCAAAACTCCTAACCCGATTTGCAGCATGATTTGAAACGGCAGCACTTGCAGTGGAGTCAAGGATAACCCTCCTGGCAAGGTTATTCCGGCTGCGGCACTTTGAGACAAAAATGCCAGCAGCAAACTAAAGACCAGCAGTAGCAAAACATCAGATAGCGCACTTCCGGTTAATATGGCATCTGGAATCCCTTTCGTACCCCCCCAGCCCAGACTTTTTAGACGTAACATTCCAGGAACGATGACGGCAGGAGATTCAGCACTAATGACACAGCCCAGGAGTAGCCCAGTAGCAAAGTCAAACTGGAGCAGCCACATTGAGGCAAATGCAATGGCGATCGCTTCGCAAGCCGCAGGCAAAAAGCCCAATCGCAATGCTACAGTGCCCTGCTGAGCTAGCTTCTCCCGATCGAGACCCAATCCAGCCTTCATTAAAATCACCATGACGGCGATCGCGCGGAACGAATCTGCCGCTCCCAAAACCTCTGGCGCGATCGCATTGACCAGGTTGGGGCCAAGCACAACGCCGATCGACACCATCCCTACCAGCGCAGGTACTCGCGTTCGTCGAGCAATTTGCCCTCCGAAAAAGCCTATTAATAAAATCCAGATAATGCTTTCTAACATGACGCCACGTTATAGTTGAATCAGATTATCAACGTGACTTATAGGGACGGATTTGCTTTGGCCCTTACAGACACAGCCCTAGCCTTCCGCTACAAGTCGGAACAGTAGGAGCCATCAGCCAAATACATTACGATCGTGCTGAATCCGCCCAGCGTTTTGAGCGCGATTTATCGCCATCATTTCTATCTTATACCATCCGGTATTGTTGATTCTGAATATGAATCATCAAGTGTGCAGTCGCCCAAACCCTCGTTAGGGGTAATTCATGAAGCGACCGAAATCACGCGGAGGTTTCCTCCCGTTCGATAATAGAAACGCCACTGACTCGCAAGATCGAGCAATTTAGTAAGAGTCTGGTGTATGTTATTCTGGGGTTAGCAACATTGATATTGGCGGTAGTCATCGGCAAAGCAGTAATTCCAAATTCAAACCTATTCGTATATCTCGTAGGGGCGGGTTTATGCTAGCCAGTCCAGATTTGTACTAATCAATACCAAACAAACCCGCCCAACCCCACTAGCAAAGATGGATTATCGGTGAAAAATCGGTGAAATATTTTGAATTTGGAATTGCTGTCGGCAAAGTCGGCAATTGGACGGAAGGATTTAAAGCCGCAGTTGCGCTAGCATTCAGTTATTAAAATGAACAACCTGTGGAACGCGATCGAGCTTTGATGTTACCAGAGTGGTTACAGTGCGGCTTTTTGGGCAACGACTCACACATGCAAGCGCAAGATGGGCAACTAGCTGTAGCAGGCGATCGCACGGAGGGGGCACTGATTGTCTCGGCACAAAAGGCTGGGTTGGCACTGAAATCTTTAGAGCAGGAGCAACCGCGACTGGATACGATTCCTTTTGAATCGCAGTTTCCATATATGGCGATCTTGCATCAGTTTTGGCAAGAAAGTCATCGTCATCGCCAGGAATAAATATGCAAAAGACTCGTCTTAGTACTCTATTCGATCGACTATTTCAGCAATTTAACCAGTGGGGTCAAAATCCTTGGCGGCGAATATCGCTCGTCATTATTAGTTTGTTGAGCGGTAATTTTCTGGCTACCACAGTTTCCACAACTACCGGACAAAAAGCCGATTTAGATATTACAGTCGCCCTAATTCTGGTGACGATCGTCGAGACAGTTAGTTGGATCGCTTATGGTAGCAATTTGGGTCCTCGTCGCCCCGATCCTGAAGCTATTTTAGGTCAACGTCCGCTGTGGATCGCCATCCTAAACAGTCTCAAGTTAGGCTTAATTTATGGTTTATTTGTCGAAGCATTTAAGTTGGGCAGCTAGCATAAGTTATCCGTGAGTTGCTGGCACTCGATATTTGATTCGTGAAAGTCAATAATTTGAGAAGAAAATCCACACCAACCAACGATCGGATGGATCGCTAATTTCGCTAATGGCACTATCAAACCTACCGTCAGTTAAAACTCCAAACCGATATTGGCGATCGCTCATTATCCCGATTCTGCTGGTGCTAACGATCGTCATCGAAATCGGGGCACGTCTGGGAGCAGAGATCCTCTGGTTTCAAGAACTAGGCTACCTGCCGATGTATTTGCTCAGGCTGGGTACCCAAGGAATATTGGGCGTAGTTGTATTTACGATTACGACAATCTATCTGCTGTGGAATTTAGCCCTAGCTCAACGATTGAAGTCTCCCGATCCATCCCCAGATCGCCGAGCCATTTCGCTCTCCACCCGTCGTCCCCTGACTCTCCGCTGGCTGCTACCTTTAACACTGAGTTTGAGCCTGCTCGCGATCGCGATTTTGGTTCACTATGGTCGGATGGCGATGAGTCAATGGTATATGGATGCCGATCTGCCTACTGTCGTTCCGCCTGCACCAATTTTGCTACGTCCAGAATTATTCTGGCAATTGACAACCCAGATCTTCGTTAATGGCTGGGTGATTCTTGGGGTAATAGCTCTGGCAATTGCGATCCTCGTCTACCCGCGCTGGTTGCTGCTGGCAATCGCCCCGATCTTGAGTATGCTCATTGCCTGGGTGATGTCTCGTCAGTGGATGAGAATACTCCCATTCTTCCAAGCTACTGCTTTTAACAGCAATGATCCCGTATTTGGCCAAGATATTAGCCTGTATGTATTTAGCCTCCCAGTAGGAGAACTGCTGGAGTTCTGGCTAATGGGTGGCTGTTTATATGGATTTATTGCTGTCCTACTGACATATTTACTAGGTGGCGATAGTTTGAGTCAGGGGCGATTTGGGGGATTTTCTCGCCAGCAACAACGCCATCTCTATGGGGTGGGCGGTAGTTTGATGCTGGTTGTGGCTTTTAACTATGGGATTAGTTGCTGTGAGTTGTTATATTCACCCCGTGGCGTGTCTTACGGGGCGAGTTATACCGATGTGATGGTGCAATTGCCAACCTATGGAGTGTTGAGTATTCTCGCACTGGCGATCGCGGGCTACTGTTGCTGGGAAGCAATTTCCGCTCGCCGTCATCTATTTAAGTGGAAATTTATTCGAGTAGCAATTGGTTTGGCTCTGGGACTAGCGGCGATCTCTAGCACCATTTTACCCCTGGCAGTTCAGTTCCTGCTGGTGCAACCCAATGAATTAGCACGAGAAACACCCTATATTCAACGCACGATCGAAATGACGCGCAAGGCGTTCGGGTTAGACAAGATCGACGCTCAAACTTTCGATCCCCAAAATAATCTCACCGAGCAAACGATTCAAGCAAACGAGCGCACGATTCGGAATATTCGCCTCTGGGACCAAGAACCCTTGCTTGCTACCAATCGCCAACTGCAACAGATTCGCCTTTACTATCGGTTCCCCGACGCCGATATCGATCGCTATTTTTTAGCTGGCGAACCGCCAACAGCCACCCCCACCACACCACAACCCCCCACCACAATCGCCCCAGAACCCCAACAAGTCCTGATTTCGGCACGAGAATTAGAATATACCGCCGTCCCCAAGCAAGCCCAAACTTGGGTCAACAAACATCTGATCTATACTCACGGTTATGGTTTTACGCTCAGTCCAGTCAATCGAGTGGCTCCAGATGGATTGCCGGAATACTTGGTCAAAGATATCGGTATTACCGAAGGGAGTCCCCTGACTACCTCTAGTGCAGCAGTGCGGCAGAGCATCCCGATCGGTCAACCCCGCATTTATTATGGGGAAAATGCCAATAACTACATTATGACTGGCACCAAAGTCAAGGAATTAGACTATCCCAGCGGCAATGATAATGTTTATAACGTCTATGATGGGCGCGGCGGAATTAATATTGGTACAACCTGGCGGAAACTGCTATTTGCGAAATACTTAAATGACTGGCGGATGGTGTTGACACCAGAGTTTTTGCCAGAAACTAAACTATTATTTCGCCGTAATTTGAATCGACGAATTCGAGCGATCGCCCCTTTCTTGAGATACGATGGCGACCCGTATCTAGTGGCTGCTGATGCCAGAGCTAACCCTAAAGATCCTAAAGATCCCAGTTATTTATACTGGATTGTCGATGCTTATACCACTAGCGATCGCTATCCTTATGCTGATGTAGGGAAAGAAGGAATCAACTATATTCGCAACTCAGTTAAGGTGGTCATCGATGCCTATCATGGCTCAGTTAGCTTCTATATTGCCGATCCTAGCGATCCGATCGTCACGACTTGGGCAAAAATTTTCCCCGATCTATTCAAACCGCTCAGTGCGATGCCAGCCAACCTGCGCGCTCACCTCCGGTATCCGGCAGATTTCTTCAAGATTCAATCAGAGCGATTGATGACCTATCACATGACCGATCCCCAGGTATTTTACAATCGGGAAGATCAGTGGCAAATTCCTACCGAAGTCTATGGCAACAAACCCCGCTTGGTAGAGCCTTACCATCTAATTACCAGCTTACCGACCGTCCCCTTTGAAGAATTCATTCTACTGTTGCCATATACACCCCAGCAGCGCACAAATTTAATCGCTTGGTTAGCTGCCCGCTCCGATGGTGAAAACTATGGCAAATTATTACTCTACACCTTTCCCAAGCAACGACTGGTGTATGGCCCCGAACAAATCGAAGCCCGCATCAATCAAGACCCAGTGATTTCTCAGCAAATTTCTTTGTGGAATCGTCAAGGTTCGCGAGTCATTCAGGGCAATCTCTTAATCGTGCCGATTTCCGGTGCCAAAGGCTCCCGCGAGCAATCTCTACTATATGTCGAACCCCTCTATCTGGAAGCAACTCAAAATAAACTCCCAACTCTAATTCGGGTAATTGTCGCTTATGAAAACCGGATCGTGATGGCCCAAACACTCCAACAAGCGTTAACAGCTATTTTTAAAACATCGCCAATACCCGCACCCCCACCGATCGTCCGTCCAGTTGCAGAATCACTTCAGCCGTAGTAATTAATTCTGCTAACTTTTATACCGCCAATCCTAAAAATAGGATTTATTTCGATTACCTCCGGTAGGCTTTTCAATATCTGATATTATCAAGTAATGCAGATGACTTTGGCATATCACGATCGATATTTAACAAGACAGGATCGTTGTAGGCATTATCTACGATCGGCTAAGTAGGTCGGTATAATTATTTTAAATATTAGAACTACCTATGATCCTTGTGGTGGGCAGTGCCCACCCTACAAGATATTTTATATTTAATCGAGCCTTTCTACTCATCCGCTCGTTAATAACTCCAGCAACTCAGCTTCAGAAATTACTTTAACCCCCAGCTTTTCGGCCTTGGCTAACTTCGATCCAGCCTTTTCGCCTGCGACTAAGTAGTGAGTTTTAGTACTAATTGAATCTGAAACTTTCCCGCCATGACTCTCAATTAAATCTTTGGCTTCATCTCGTTTGAGCGTCGGCAAAGTACCCGTGATAACGAAAGTTTTATCTGCCAAGATCGAACTAATGACAGAACTAAGATTAGCTTCTAAAGATCGATCGAACTGTAGACCTGCGGCTTTTAGTCGATCGATTAACTCTAAATTGACAGGTTGTTTGAGCCAGTTGCTGACTGATTGAGCGGTTTCAAAACCAACATCATGAATACCTTCCATGTCGGCGGTCGTCGCTTGTAATAATAATTCGATCGAGGGAAACCTTTCGGTCAAGATATTCGATCCATTGCGACCGATTTGGCGAATCCCCAATCCATATAATACTCGCGACCAAGGTCGCGATTTGGAACTAGCGATCCCTTCGACAATTTTAGTCGCTGACTTTTCGCCCATCCGGTCTAAGGTCATTAACTTTTCGATCGTCAGCTCGTATAAATCGGCTACTGAATCGACCAATTTACTATCGACTAATTGCTCGATTAACTTTTCCCCCATTCCATTGATATCGAGAGCATCCCGACTTACCCAATGCACCAACGTACCCTTAAGAATTGCCGCACAGCTCGGATTATTGCAGCGCAATACTGCTTCGCTTGCCGACTTAGTAACGCTCGAATCGCACACGGGGCAATTACTAGGCATTTTAAAAGCTGAAGTCCCAGGCGGGCGCAAATCTGTCAGTACGCGCACGACTTTGGGAATAATTTCGCCAGCTTTGCAGACGATAACTGTGTCGCCGATTCTGATATCTAATTGCTCGATGAGATCGCCATTGTGCAGCGTTGCCCGCTGAACTGTGGTTCCGCCCAATTGCACTGGTTCGAGGTGCGCCAAGGGCGTAATCGCCCCCGTTCTGCCCACATTTACACTAATATCTAAGACTCTAGTCGGTGCTTCTTCGGCGGGATATTTAAGAGCTACCGCCCAGCGCGGAAACTTGTTGGTAAAGCCTAACTCCTGTTGCAGCGCGAACGAGTTAATTTTGACAACGACACCATCAGTCATGTATGGCAAGTTTAAACGTTCCGTATTCCAGCGATCGTAATATGCACCCACATTGGCAGCATCGGCACATAATTCGCGATGGGGATTGACCTTAAATCCCATCCGTTCGAGCAGTTCTAGCGATTCTAAATGGCTGTGGAGTTCGGTTTGTGGCGTAGTCGTTGGAATCTGGAGCGTATATGCAAAAAAATCTAGTTGCCGTTGGGCGACCATTTTGGGGTCTAGTTGGCGTAATGTGCCTGCTGCGGCGTTACGTGGATTGGCGAGTAATTGTTCGCCTGCTGTTGCTCGTTCCTGATTGAGCCTATCGAATACCGCAATCGGTAAAAAAGCCTCACCTCGCACTTCTACCACTGGCGGCGGATTTTCTAACTTTAACTTGAGCGGAATCGATCGAATGGTTTTGATATTCTGGGTAATATCTTCGCCCGTATCGCCATCGCCGCGAGTCGCCCCCCGCACTAATAAACCATTCTCATACGTCAGCGCGATCGCCGAACCATCGATCTTTAACTCGCAGACATATTCCGCACTCTCCTTACTCCCCATATTCCGCTGCCACCCCGCTTCCCACTTGGCAAACTCCGCCATGTCAAAAGCATTTTCCAGGCTGTAAAGCGAAATATTATGCTTGACCGAAACAAAACCCGCAGTCGGACGCTCGCCAACTCGCTGCGTGGGACTATCCGCCGTCACCAGCTCGGGATATTGACTCTCTAAATCTTGCAGTTCCCGATACAACCGATCGTACACGGCATCTTCCATCACGGGATTGTCGAGGACATAATAGGCATATCCAGCCGACTGAAGCTGTTCTCGAAGTTGCTCTGTACGGGTACGAATTTCTGGTGTCACGATCGATCGCTGTTCAATGGTACTTTTATATTACAAGAACTCGATCGATTCTACAAGAGTGGATGGGGAGATGGGTGGATGGGTAATGGGTAATAGGTAGAACGCTGTTCTACAAGCCTTCTACCTAAAACCTAAAGCCTAAAACCTAAAACCTAAAACCTAAAACCTAAAGCCTAAAACCTAAAACCTAAAGCCTAAAGCCTAAAACCTAAAACCTAAAACCTAAAGCCTAAAACTTAAAACCTAAAGCCCTCTAAGGAACCACTAACACCGGACAAGGCGCGAGCGAGATCGTCCTACTGGCAACGCTTTCAGATGCATGTTCGAGATCGACACCGATGCCGCGACTGCCCATGACGATTAGATTGACATTGAGTTCGTCGGCGACATCGCAGATGGTAAAAGCAGGTTTGCCTTCGCGTTGGATAATTTCGGCATCGATGCCACGTTTGGCGAATAAAGCTTGAGCCGAATGCAGCAATCGATCGACCGCATCTGGAGATTGCATGACGGGGTCTTCGAGTACCTCTGCATCGAGATCTGGAGTCTCCACTACAGATAATAAGATCAGTTCGCTTTGATACTTCTGAACCAAATCGATCGCAACAGCAATCGCTTCTTGAGCTTCACGAGAGCGATCGAGGGGAAATAGA harbors:
- a CDS encoding S8 family serine peptidase — protein: MKKYWQRIAIGTAIASVVTPCVAMLTANSIGSAGIDALKLHQAPYNLTGKKIAIGQVEVGRPGQFGWDKAAKDPKFKVEQIFYQNGVAKVNKNVEQHATMVASVMVSRDKRFPGVAPDARLYATAVGIPRESGQPEECLSIQHIAQQNGGDVRAINLSFGEPLERDPRPDAKLDGNALFTQCLDWSARVHNVSYIVAGNQGKGGISIPTDNYNGINVAYSTVRQGIYQKLDFANLSEAPIGTAKIIEDLEVNVGNRRSISLVAPGGNLQLYNLAGKTIVVNGTSFAAPHVTGTIALLQEFGDRQLRSKRKMSANLRPHWSTDTRRHEVMKAVLLNSADKIQDAGDGLRLGMTRTILAKNNRDWTESAAERNPQTPLDYQIGAGQLHAFRAYQQFSPGQHQPLLPAPPIGWDYRSVDAGGYRDYFLDRPLAANSWVSITLAWDRLVELEDPQSKEYALGKKFRDRGLNQLDLYLLPANENRLDRSLWSSTSPVDSVQHIFQQIRDPGKYKIRVHFRKAVNLPLQSYAIAWWTVPAK
- the psaM gene encoding photosystem I reaction center subunit XII, whose amino-acid sequence is MSDTQVFIALAIALIPGLLAFRLSTELYK
- a CDS encoding cation:proton antiporter; the encoded protein is MLESIIWILLIGFFGGQIARRTRVPALVGMVSIGVVLGPNLVNAIAPEVLGAADSFRAIAVMVILMKAGLGLDREKLAQQGTVALRLGFLPAACEAIAIAFASMWLLQFDFATGLLLGCVISAESPAVIVPGMLRLKSLGWGGTKGIPDAILTGSALSDVLLLLVFSLLLAFLSQSAAAGITLPGGLSLTPLQVLPFQIMLQIGLGVLLGWFVARLLVSLLTKQNWTQTAVQDTLVAAGFALLLVVLAEKFPVFSGYLAVMTTGFFLIEMDAPLARRLRGGFDSLWAIAEIVLFVLLGASIQLNVLGNTLLVGVVILAIGTLIGRSLGWYLSTLGSNWTWKERLFLLPGNSAKATVQAAIGAVPLAQGIAGGETILAIAVLSILVSAPLGAWAIPTFAPKLLERGDVDPTKVSVSRRIVLLAAVDTSPLATQVLTKVAELARRSDAEVVVLHVLRMDDPQGIESLRHQASRILADIRYQFVTANGSVPEEIVRMAQDCSVAEIVIGKGGHRLLDEVLVGSMSQAVLESSTIPVVVVDNSS
- a CDS encoding phosphodiester glycosidase family protein; the encoded protein is MTIQRRILVATVTACLLLPLGAYGILHFQRPPRTGEHRRLFPGITYTRDARSQPRPVMIHIVNIDLKTAGLKILVTPKVPNKSRTTSEFLREFKLKVAINASYFVPFYENTPWNYYPRSGDRSYAMGEVIANGDRYSQPGSQWAVLCISRANIASIAATGTCPQGTLNAVAGRELLVSDGKPVPELSTPSAPKENAYPRVAVGIDRLGEKLWSIVVDGKQPLYSEGLTKLELAELLAKLGVDRALNLDGGGSTTLVMAASNGVKVLNAPIHAKLPTIERPVANHLGFYVP
- a CDS encoding DUF565 domain-containing protein, which encodes MQKTRLSTLFDRLFQQFNQWGQNPWRRISLVIISLLSGNFLATTVSTTTGQKADLDITVALILVTIVETVSWIAYGSNLGPRRPDPEAILGQRPLWIAILNSLKLGLIYGLFVEAFKLGS